In Vitis vinifera cultivar Pinot Noir 40024 chromosome 17, ASM3070453v1, one genomic interval encodes:
- the LOC100250132 gene encoding uncharacterized protein At5g50100, chloroplastic, producing the protein MASRLTTAASVCIGKHGSPSLRTRFHGSASNPLHKFISYPTVAGLRYPIRAIHGATAEAVAPKKAGEEKSYQDWKIKMLYDGECPLCMREVNMLRERNKQYGAIKFVDISSDDYSPEENQGLDYKTVMGRIHAIQSDGTVVTDVEAFRRLYEEVGLGWVYAITKYKPIATIADAVYGVWAKYRLQITGRPPLEEVLELRKKNKVEVCSDSKTCKM; encoded by the exons ATGGCGTCGCGGCTCACAACCGCTGCATCAGTTTGCATTGGAAAACATGGAAGCCCTTCTCTCAGAACCAGATTTCATGGCTCTGCTTCAAACCCTCTTCATAAATTCATCTCATACCCCACTG TGGCGGGATTGAGATACCCAATTCGTGCAATCCATGGGGCCACGGCAGAAGCAGTGGCTCCCAAGAAAGCAGGTGAAGAAAAATCATATCAAGATTGGAAGATTAAGATGCTCTATGACGGGGAATGCCCGCTTTGTATGCGTGAG GTGAACATGCTGAGGGAGAGGAATAAGCAGTATGGGGCTATCAAATTTGTTGACATTAGTTCTGATGATTACTCCCCTGAGGAGAATCAAGGCCTTGACTACAAAACT GTTATGGGAAGAATTCATGCAATCCAGTCAGATGGAACTGTAGTCACGGATGTTGAA GCATTTAGAAGACTGTATGAAGAAGTTGGTCTTGGATGGGTTTACGCCATTACCAAATATAAGCCA ATTGCAACAATAGCTGATGCTGTGTATGGTGTTTGGGCTAAATACCGTCTACAAATTACAG GTCGGCCACCTCTAGAAGAAGTTCTGGAATTACGAAAGAAGAACAAG GTTGAAGTATGCAGTGACAGCAAAACTTGTAAGATGTGA
- the LOC100260432 gene encoding UDP-glycosyltransferase 74B1, with amino-acid sequence MEKQGGHVMVLTYPAQGHINPLLQFSKRLASKGLKATLATTHYTVNFIQSDAVGVEAISDGFDEGGFMQAPSLEAYLESFQAVGSRTVGELILKFNESASPVDCLVYDSILPWGLSVARQFGIYGAAFWTTSASVCSMYWQLRQGVLSLPVKQEPVPVSMPGLPPLRLSDLPDFLAQPGHLSAYMSAVMEQISTLEQNDWVFMNSFDALESELVKAMSGLWSVAMIGPMVPSAYLDQQIEGDTVYGASLWKPTNDECLGWLETKPPKSVVYISFGSMAEIPVKQVEEIAWGLKESDYHFIWVVKESESGKLPINFLNSMNETGLVVTWCNQLEVLAHKAVGCFVTHCGWNSILEGLSLGVPMVGMPQRVDQPTNAKFVEDVWRAGVRAQKDEEGIVTRKELEKCIKEIMVGERSEEIKRNACMWRQSAKSAVSKGGSSDKNTDEFVGVLLKRGKKKT; translated from the exons ATGGAGAAACAGGGAGGACATGTCATGGTTCTCACATATCCCGCCCAGGGCCACATAAACCCACTCCTCCAATTCTCTAAGCGCTTAGCCTCCAAAGGCCTTAAGGCAACTCTAGCCACTACCCACTACACTGTGAACTTCATTCAGTCGGATGCAGTTGGAGTTGAGGCCATTTCAGATGGTTTTGATGAGGGTGGCTTCATGCAAGCACCAAGTTTGGAGGCCTatttggagtcatttcaagcAGTTGGTTCAAGGACTGTAGGTGAGCTCATCCTCAAGTTCAATGAGTCGGCCTCACCTGTGGACTGTCTCGTATACGACTCGATCCTTCCATGGGGTCTCAGTGTGGCTAGACAGTTTGGGATATATGGAGCTGCATTCTGGACTACTTCAGCCTCGGTCTGCTCCATGTATTGGCAACTCCGGCAGGGTGTCCTGTCTCTGCCTGTGAAGCAGGAACCAGTGCCTGTGTCCATGCCTGGCCTTCCTCCTCTCCGTTTATCCGATTTGCCAGATTTTCTTGCTCAACCTGGGCACCTCTCTGCTTATATGTCAGCCGTCATGGAACAAATTTCCACTTTAGAACAAAATGACTGGGTGTTCATGAACTCATTTGATGCGTTGGAAAGTGAG CTGGTAAAGGCCATGTCGGGACTGTGGTCAGTGGCGATGATTGGTCCGATGGTTCCATCAGCCTACTTGGATCAACAAATTGAGGGAGATACAGTTTATGGAGCCAGTCTCTGGAAGCCTACTAATGATGAGTGCTTGGGATGGCTAGAAACAAAGCCACCCAAGTCTGTAGTCTACATCTCATTTGGAAGTATGGCAGAAATCCCAGTTAAACAGGTGGAGGAAATTGCATGGGGCCTGAAAGAGAGCGATTATCATTTCATATGGGTTGTGAAGGAGTCTGAAAGTGGGAAGTTGCCAATCAACTTTCTAAACTCAATGAATGAAACAGGGTTAGTTGTGACATGGTGTAACCAACTAGAGGTCCTAGCTCACAAAGCCGTGGGTTGCTTCGTAACACATTGTGGGTGGAACTCAATACTGGAGGGGTTAAGCCTAGGTGTGCCAATGGTGGGAATGCCACAGCGGGTTGACCAGCCAACCAATGCTAAGTTCGTGGAGGATGTGTGGAGAGCAGGAGTGAGAGCTCAGAAGGATGAAGAAGGAATTGTGACACGAAAAGAACTAGAGAAATGTATTAAGGAAATTATGGTTGGAGAAAGAAGTGAGGAGATTAAGAGGAATGCCTGTATGTGGAGACAGTCAGCTAAAAGTGCAGTCAGCAAAGGTGGGAGCTCTGACAAGAACACTGATGAATTTGTAGGAGTGTTGCTGAAGAGAGGCAAGAAGAAAACTTGA